Proteins from a single region of Streptomyces sp. HUAS 15-9:
- a CDS encoding SDR family NAD(P)-dependent oxidoreductase gives MLPGASAAAGPVPDTVVDLTLAERFSADAGSGRWRTALLRTFDALRHCYAEWSQETSARRLTYLAVTYQGGGMGYHPDDDIAQPLGGLWAGLAKTLHRELPNCRVRILDIALDARVGLPELVGDELGRPGLSEIGHRDGLRWTLTPDAVPAGPPAVRLGPDDTVLISGGSRGIGMALARRLCAEFGPRVVVTGRGRLPAEDTWDDHTPERLAEHRAALWATHRQGRAVADIRRDIGRAESTWELVGHLRSARAEGLRLDYRQCDFTDTDQVRELVAELPGLTVVVHNAGVDRPTRLPNKSDDDVVAVVATKVDSFVHLVRAVRDRPLKLLCTVGSLTGRLGGMVGQFDYAAANECLARLGLWAGRQLPYPVMTLAWPTWARLGLISNFEASLRYMAALDVFEGLDHWQAELLAGSRGEITFVGPLGRALDPVQAVGYPVPPSLPGYAETYPKVFHLGEPEVFQPHERLCCMVTFDPATSPAIGDFTVHGAPAVPLGMLLESAVRGAEWVTPADLPDHALHAVEGLRVPWSVLRCADGGGPLRLRRDIRARQSPDGRWQVDVTFRRAGPAGATTAGETGADDVDTARLRLVFGAPAARRPPPHRTPRPRANARRPRAAPTPPAPPCSPPRPCSIGTEWWCRWRAGAPTAGTGSSPRRAAARHPTCGWCRSRPRAWCRSPRSRTSFARSPNAPPDCPSPTNR, from the coding sequence GTGCTGCCCGGCGCTTCGGCCGCCGCCGGCCCGGTGCCCGACACCGTGGTCGACCTGACGCTCGCCGAGCGGTTCTCGGCCGACGCCGGCAGCGGCCGGTGGCGTACGGCACTGCTGCGCACCTTCGACGCGCTGCGCCACTGCTACGCCGAGTGGAGCCAGGAGACCTCCGCGCGGCGGCTCACCTACCTCGCTGTCACGTACCAGGGCGGCGGCATGGGGTACCACCCCGACGACGACATCGCCCAGCCGCTCGGCGGGCTGTGGGCCGGCCTGGCCAAGACGCTGCACCGGGAGCTGCCCAACTGCCGGGTCCGGATCCTCGACATCGCCCTCGACGCGCGCGTCGGCCTGCCCGAGCTGGTCGGCGACGAGCTGGGCCGCCCGGGCCTGAGCGAGATCGGGCACCGGGACGGACTGCGCTGGACCCTGACGCCGGACGCCGTACCGGCGGGGCCGCCTGCCGTGCGCCTCGGCCCGGACGACACCGTGCTGATCAGCGGCGGCAGCCGGGGCATCGGCATGGCGCTGGCCCGGCGGCTGTGCGCCGAGTTCGGGCCGCGGGTGGTGGTGACCGGACGTGGGCGGCTGCCCGCCGAGGACACCTGGGACGACCACACCCCCGAGCGGCTCGCCGAGCACCGGGCCGCGCTGTGGGCCACGCACCGGCAGGGGCGCGCCGTGGCCGACATCCGCCGCGACATCGGGCGCGCTGAGAGCACCTGGGAACTCGTCGGCCATCTGCGCTCCGCCCGCGCCGAGGGACTGCGCCTGGACTACCGGCAGTGCGACTTCACCGACACCGACCAGGTGCGGGAGCTCGTCGCCGAACTGCCCGGCCTGACCGTCGTGGTGCACAACGCGGGCGTGGACCGGCCGACCCGGCTGCCCAACAAGTCCGACGACGACGTGGTCGCCGTGGTCGCGACGAAGGTCGACTCCTTCGTCCACCTGGTACGGGCCGTGCGCGACCGGCCGCTGAAGCTGCTGTGCACCGTCGGCTCGCTCACCGGGCGGCTCGGCGGCATGGTCGGCCAGTTCGACTACGCGGCCGCCAACGAGTGCCTGGCCCGCCTGGGCCTGTGGGCCGGGCGGCAGCTGCCGTACCCGGTGATGACGCTGGCCTGGCCGACCTGGGCCCGGCTGGGGCTGATCTCCAACTTCGAGGCCAGCCTGCGCTACATGGCGGCGCTCGATGTCTTCGAGGGACTGGACCACTGGCAGGCGGAGCTGCTCGCGGGCAGCCGCGGCGAGATCACCTTCGTCGGTCCGCTGGGCCGCGCGCTGGACCCGGTGCAGGCCGTCGGCTACCCGGTGCCGCCCTCCCTGCCCGGTTACGCCGAGACCTACCCGAAGGTCTTCCACCTGGGCGAACCGGAGGTGTTCCAGCCGCACGAACGCCTCTGCTGCATGGTCACGTTCGACCCCGCGACGAGCCCGGCGATCGGCGACTTCACCGTCCACGGCGCGCCCGCCGTGCCCCTCGGCATGCTGCTGGAGAGCGCCGTGCGCGGCGCGGAGTGGGTGACCCCCGCCGACCTGCCCGACCACGCCCTGCACGCGGTGGAGGGCCTGCGCGTCCCGTGGAGCGTGCTGCGCTGTGCGGATGGCGGCGGGCCGCTGCGGCTGCGCCGGGACATCCGGGCGCGGCAGAGCCCGGACGGCCGCTGGCAGGTGGACGTCACCTTCCGCAGGGCGGGGCCGGCCGGGGCCACGACGGCGGGGGAGACGGGCGCGGACGACGTGGACACCGCGCGTCTGCGGCTGGTCTTCGGCGCACCGGCGGCGCGGCGGCCGCCGCCGCACAGGACGCCGCGACCCCGCGCGAACGCCCGTCGGCCGAGGGCGGCGCCGACGCCGCCCGCACCACCCTGCTCACCGCCACGCCCGTGCTCCATTGGCACGGAGTGGTGGTGCCGGTGGCGCGCTGGCGCCCCGACGGCCGGCACCGGATCGTCGCCGAGGCGGGCCGCTGCACGGCACCCGACCTGTGGGTGGTGCCGCAGCCGCCCGCGTGCCTGGTGCCGGTCGCCGCGGTCGAGAACATCGTTCGCGCGGTCACCGAACGCACCCCCGGACTGTCCGTCACCCACGAACCGCTGA
- a CDS encoding ester cyclase — protein sequence MSDTKPVSANRKLLEHYYEECLNKGNLDAVYEKAIPEHISHGTRADGFEGVEHLKEWVRIQRASFPDLHVVVDEWIEEGDKVVQRFTARGSHSGEDYYGIPASGRKIEISGIVIDHFVNGKIVESWFSMDGMELAQQLGALG from the coding sequence ATGAGCGACACCAAGCCCGTCAGCGCCAACCGCAAGCTGCTGGAGCACTACTACGAGGAGTGCCTGAACAAGGGCAACCTCGATGCCGTCTACGAAAAGGCCATCCCGGAACACATCAGCCACGGCACCCGCGCCGACGGCTTCGAGGGCGTGGAGCACCTCAAGGAGTGGGTCCGCATCCAGCGCGCCTCCTTCCCCGACCTGCACGTCGTCGTCGACGAATGGATCGAGGAGGGTGACAAGGTCGTCCAGCGGTTCACCGCCCGCGGCAGCCACTCCGGCGAGGACTACTACGGCATCCCGGCCAGCGGCCGGAAGATCGAGATCTCCGGGATCGTCATCGACCACTTCGTCAACGGCAAGATCGTCGAGAGCTGGTTCTCGATGGACGGCATGGAACTCGCCCAGCAGCTGGGCGCGCTGGGCTGA
- a CDS encoding oxidoreductase, with product MTQRSTALVTGCSSGIGRATALRLHAAGHRVYATARKPETLDELAARGLRTLALDVTDPESAKAAVEAVEAEHGAVDVLVNNAGYGLSGTFEETPLEQVRDQFETNVFGLVRLTQLVLPGMRARGRGTVVNVSSIFGRYAAPGGGYYHASKHAVEALSDALRLEVATFGIKVVLVEPGPVRTPWGQRFMDHIPEGTARAGSPYRRFHERTAAYYDAIYNGTRRTLAGTFAIEAEQVAGTIVRAVGSRSPRSRYPVGFLAASTFALRRLTPDRIFDNAFIRRQFPVP from the coding sequence ATGACACAGCGCTCGACCGCCCTCGTCACCGGGTGTTCGTCGGGGATCGGACGGGCCACCGCCCTGCGCCTGCACGCCGCCGGCCATCGGGTGTACGCCACCGCCAGGAAGCCCGAGACGCTCGACGAACTGGCCGCGCGCGGCCTGCGCACCCTGGCCCTCGACGTCACCGACCCGGAGTCCGCCAAGGCCGCGGTCGAGGCCGTCGAGGCCGAGCACGGCGCGGTGGACGTCCTCGTCAACAACGCCGGATACGGGCTGTCCGGGACCTTCGAGGAGACCCCGCTGGAGCAGGTGCGCGATCAGTTCGAGACCAACGTCTTCGGCCTGGTCCGGCTCACCCAGCTGGTGCTGCCCGGCATGCGCGCCCGCGGCCGCGGCACCGTCGTCAACGTCTCCTCCATCTTCGGGCGGTACGCGGCCCCGGGCGGCGGCTACTACCACGCGAGCAAGCACGCCGTCGAAGCCCTAAGCGACGCACTCCGGCTGGAGGTGGCGACCTTCGGCATCAAGGTCGTCCTCGTCGAACCCGGACCCGTGCGCACCCCCTGGGGACAGCGGTTCATGGACCACATCCCGGAGGGAACGGCTCGCGCCGGATCCCCGTACCGCCGCTTCCACGAACGGACCGCGGCCTACTACGACGCCATCTACAACGGCACCCGCCGCACGCTCGCCGGCACGTTCGCCATCGAGGCCGAGCAGGTGGCCGGCACCATCGTCCGGGCCGTCGGGTCCCGCTCCCCGCGCTCGCGCTATCCCGTCGGCTTCCTGGCCGCGAGCACCTTCGCGCTGCGTCGGCTGACCCCGGACCGGATCTTCGACAACGCGTTCATACGGCGGCAGTTCCCGGTCCCGTGA
- a CDS encoding cytochrome P450 has protein sequence MTTLAPTPATAPRGAVAPGPRGVPLLGNLPQWKSDTAQFLLRAQRDHGEVARLRLGPYTVHLVTAPDAVGRVLKENSANYTRGVLYEQFRLVMGNGLLTTDGDYWKAHRRAVQPVFLRKAVAAIGPNVVRATREMLDDWEVRARRGEPVDLVTETLRLTLVTLSRSLFGYDIRPATPILKDIVDNVIEVMFKHGSVAEMLPAWVPTRRNRLIARDRRIFTRLVTEIRDNHAATGQGPLMELIEAATDPATGARWTDDEIRDEMLTIYLAGHETTAVALLWTLVSLANHPSVTEELDDELARVLGDAEPTPEDVERLPYTGQVVDESLRMYPPIWIYPRDAVADDELGGFHIPGGSSVLLSPLVSHRNPRYWDNPEAFDPHRFDPDRVKERPRMTYFPFGAGARMCIGNFMALLELRMITAMIHQRFRLRLVPGDFLRYGDTSISLRPMTQVLALPEPREAGVRT, from the coding sequence ATGACCACCCTGGCACCGACCCCCGCGACCGCCCCGCGCGGCGCGGTCGCCCCCGGCCCACGGGGTGTACCCCTGCTGGGCAACCTGCCCCAGTGGAAGTCCGACACCGCCCAGTTCCTGCTGCGCGCCCAGCGTGACCACGGAGAGGTGGCCCGGCTGCGCCTCGGCCCGTACACGGTGCACCTGGTGACGGCTCCCGACGCCGTGGGACGGGTCCTGAAGGAGAACAGCGCCAACTACACGCGCGGCGTCCTCTACGAACAGTTCCGGCTCGTCATGGGCAACGGGCTGCTCACCACCGACGGCGACTACTGGAAGGCCCACCGGCGCGCTGTCCAGCCGGTCTTCCTGCGCAAGGCGGTCGCCGCCATCGGCCCCAACGTGGTGCGCGCCACCCGGGAGATGCTCGACGACTGGGAGGTCCGCGCCCGCCGCGGCGAACCCGTCGACCTGGTCACCGAGACCCTGCGCCTGACCCTCGTCACACTCAGCCGCTCGCTGTTCGGCTACGACATCCGGCCCGCCACGCCGATCCTGAAGGACATCGTCGACAACGTGATCGAAGTGATGTTCAAGCACGGCTCGGTCGCGGAGATGCTGCCCGCCTGGGTGCCGACCCGGCGCAACCGGCTCATCGCCCGCGACCGGCGGATCTTCACCCGGCTCGTCACCGAGATCCGCGACAACCACGCGGCCACCGGTCAGGGGCCGCTGATGGAGCTCATCGAGGCGGCCACCGACCCGGCCACCGGCGCGCGCTGGACCGACGACGAGATCCGCGACGAGATGCTCACCATCTATCTCGCGGGACACGAGACCACCGCCGTCGCCCTGCTGTGGACGCTGGTCTCCCTCGCCAACCACCCGTCCGTCACCGAGGAACTCGACGACGAGCTCGCCCGGGTGCTGGGCGACGCCGAGCCCACACCCGAGGACGTGGAGCGGCTGCCGTACACCGGTCAGGTCGTCGACGAGAGCCTGCGGATGTACCCGCCGATCTGGATCTACCCCCGGGACGCCGTCGCCGACGACGAGCTGGGCGGCTTCCACATCCCCGGCGGCTCCTCCGTCCTGCTCTCGCCCCTGGTCTCCCACCGCAACCCCCGCTACTGGGACAACCCCGAGGCCTTCGACCCGCACCGCTTCGATCCGGACCGGGTCAAGGAGCGGCCCAGGATGACCTACTTCCCCTTCGGTGCCGGCGCGCGCATGTGCATCGGGAACTTCATGGCCCTGCTGGAACTCCGGATGATCACGGCGATGATCCACCAGCGGTTCCGGCTGCGGCTGGTGCCCGGCGACTTCCTGCGCTACGGCGACACCTCCATCTCGCTGCGCCCGATGACCCAAGTGCTCGCCCTTCCCGAGCCGCGCGAGGCGGGAGTCCGGACATGA
- a CDS encoding aldehyde dehydrogenase family protein, with product MTTATDPSPAAARTADVDSALAAARRAQPGWDALGFAGRRRILEAWCALILRRSDELVDLIRAETGKTADDARLEVVLVAAHLRWTAAHAARVLGRRRVSPGLLMFNHAVEVAHRPLGVVGVIGPWNYPAFIPVGPVSAALAGGNTVVLKPSELTPRTGEWLAATLAEVTGDIRVLHVVTGDGAAGEALCRAAVDKISFTGSSATGRRVMAACADNLTPVVIEGGGKDAMVVAADADLDAAADAAVWAAMTNAGQTCVGLERVYVVDAVADRFLDLVTERAAALRVGDGPEADLGRIVLPRQLDVIAGHVRDALARGARAVLGGPQSVTSPYVAPIILADVPEDSAAVTEETFGPVLVVNRVASVEEAVERANAGGYGLGASVFTRDRSRGRSVAARLRAGMVSVNAVIAFAGMPAVPFGGVGDSGFGRVHGPDGLREFTRTQAVTSQRFRPLMQPTSFRRRPGTMPTLVRMVRTLYGR from the coding sequence ATGACCACCGCCACCGACCCGTCGCCCGCCGCCGCCCGGACGGCCGACGTCGACTCCGCCCTGGCGGCCGCCCGCCGCGCCCAGCCCGGCTGGGACGCGCTCGGCTTCGCCGGGCGGCGCAGGATCCTCGAGGCCTGGTGCGCGCTGATCCTGCGCCGCTCGGACGAACTGGTCGACCTCATCCGCGCCGAGACCGGCAAGACGGCCGACGACGCCCGTCTCGAAGTCGTCCTCGTCGCCGCCCACCTGCGCTGGACCGCCGCCCACGCCGCCCGTGTCCTCGGCCGGCGCAGGGTCTCGCCCGGCCTGCTGATGTTCAACCATGCGGTCGAGGTGGCCCACCGGCCGCTCGGGGTCGTCGGCGTCATCGGCCCCTGGAACTACCCCGCGTTCATCCCCGTCGGCCCTGTCTCGGCGGCCCTGGCCGGTGGCAACACCGTGGTGCTGAAGCCCAGTGAGCTGACCCCCCGCACCGGCGAGTGGCTCGCGGCCACCCTCGCCGAGGTCACCGGCGACATCCGGGTGCTGCACGTCGTCACCGGCGACGGGGCGGCGGGGGAGGCGCTGTGCCGGGCCGCCGTCGACAAGATCTCCTTCACCGGCTCCAGCGCCACCGGACGCCGGGTCATGGCGGCCTGCGCCGACAATCTGACGCCGGTGGTGATCGAGGGCGGCGGCAAGGACGCCATGGTCGTCGCCGCGGACGCCGACCTCGACGCCGCCGCCGACGCCGCGGTCTGGGCGGCGATGACCAACGCGGGGCAGACCTGCGTCGGACTGGAACGTGTCTACGTCGTCGACGCCGTCGCCGACCGCTTCCTGGACCTGGTCACCGAGCGCGCCGCCGCCCTCCGCGTCGGCGACGGGCCCGAGGCCGACCTCGGTCGTATCGTGCTGCCCCGGCAACTGGACGTCATCGCCGGACATGTGCGCGACGCGCTGGCCCGCGGCGCCCGCGCCGTCCTCGGCGGTCCGCAGTCCGTCACCTCGCCTTACGTCGCCCCGATCATCCTCGCCGACGTACCGGAGGACTCGGCCGCCGTCACCGAGGAGACGTTCGGGCCGGTGCTCGTCGTGAACCGGGTGGCCTCCGTGGAGGAGGCCGTGGAACGCGCCAACGCCGGCGGCTACGGACTGGGAGCCTCCGTCTTCACCCGCGACCGGAGCCGCGGCCGCAGCGTCGCCGCCCGGCTGCGGGCCGGCATGGTGTCCGTCAACGCCGTGATCGCCTTCGCCGGGATGCCCGCCGTCCCCTTCGGCGGGGTCGGCGACTCCGGCTTCGGCCGGGTCCACGGCCCGGACGGGCTGCGCGAGTTCACCCGCACCCAGGCCGTCACCAGCCAGCGGTTCCGGCCGCTGATGCAGCCCACGTCCTTCCGCCGGCGCCCGGGGACGATGCCGACCCTGGTGCGCATGGTGCGCACCCTCTACGGCCGGTGA
- a CDS encoding cytochrome P450, translating to MTTTLTTGLARLADHASRAHPYDLLRELREASPFTDPAGGIVVVGRRADCETVLRSPRVSSDRLGAGITKVPQQPNLMNLDAPDHTRLRRLAGKAFKPRVIERWRPRIEAIVRELLADIAASGADGVDMVSAFAYPLPVRVICEMLGVPREDHPVFEKWAHSIAFTIDPQLVPGELTTEVERNVDEARAGFVGYFSRLIEERKREPRADILSELIAAEEGGDHLGERDLILTCVLLLVAGHETTANLILNGLLGLLRHPDQLRLLRERPELAEAAVEEVLRYDAPTQMVTRIAREPFTLGEHEVAAGQPLLLLLAAANRDPAQHRDADRFDITRGDPGHLGFAAGPHFCLGSVLARMEGAIALNAFAQALVEPRLDEASLRYRPHVAVRGPDHLRITFQGVRLDTLPAAATVRESEVGHG from the coding sequence GTGACCACCACCCTGACCACCGGTCTTGCCCGGCTCGCCGACCACGCCTCGCGAGCCCATCCCTACGACCTCCTGCGGGAGTTGCGGGAGGCGTCCCCCTTCACCGACCCCGCCGGCGGCATCGTCGTCGTCGGCCGGCGAGCCGACTGCGAGACCGTGCTGCGCAGCCCCCGGGTCAGCAGCGACCGGCTGGGCGCCGGGATCACCAAGGTGCCCCAGCAGCCCAACCTGATGAACCTGGACGCGCCGGACCACACCCGGCTGCGCAGGCTCGCCGGAAAGGCGTTCAAGCCGCGCGTCATCGAACGCTGGCGGCCCCGGATCGAGGCCATCGTGCGCGAACTGCTCGCGGACATCGCCGCGAGCGGCGCCGACGGCGTGGACATGGTCTCCGCCTTCGCCTACCCGCTGCCCGTCCGGGTGATCTGCGAGATGCTCGGTGTGCCCCGGGAGGACCACCCGGTGTTCGAGAAGTGGGCGCACTCCATCGCCTTCACGATCGACCCGCAGCTGGTCCCCGGTGAGCTGACCACCGAGGTCGAGCGGAACGTCGACGAGGCCCGCGCCGGCTTCGTCGGCTACTTCTCCCGGCTGATCGAGGAACGCAAGCGGGAACCGCGCGCCGACATCCTGTCCGAGCTGATCGCCGCCGAGGAGGGCGGCGACCATCTGGGCGAACGGGACCTGATCCTCACCTGCGTCCTGCTGCTGGTCGCCGGCCACGAGACCACCGCCAACCTGATCCTCAACGGCCTCCTCGGCCTGCTGCGCCACCCCGACCAGCTTCGGCTGCTGCGCGAGCGGCCCGAACTGGCCGAGGCCGCGGTGGAGGAGGTGCTGCGGTACGACGCCCCGACCCAGATGGTCACCCGGATCGCACGGGAGCCGTTCACCCTGGGCGAGCACGAAGTGGCCGCCGGGCAGCCGCTGTTGCTGCTGCTGGCCGCCGCGAACCGGGACCCCGCGCAGCACCGCGACGCGGACCGGTTCGACATCACCCGGGGCGATCCGGGACACCTGGGCTTCGCCGCCGGACCGCACTTCTGCCTCGGCTCCGTGCTGGCCCGCATGGAGGGCGCCATCGCGCTCAACGCCTTCGCGCAGGCCCTCGTCGAGCCGCGGCTGGACGAGGCGTCGCTGCGCTACCGGCCGCATGTGGCCGTACGCGGCCCTGACCATCTGCGGATCACCTTCCAGGGCGTCCGGCTGGACACGCTGCCCGCCGCCGCCACGGTCCGGGAGAGCGAGGTCGGACATGGCTGA
- a CDS encoding ferredoxin, giving the protein MAESQWEVTVDPARCVGSGVCVAVAAGHFAVRDRRSHAVQPVTGPDDAVLDAAETCPMEAILVREAGSGTLLAPVE; this is encoded by the coding sequence ATGGCTGAGTCGCAGTGGGAGGTGACCGTCGATCCCGCGCGGTGCGTCGGCTCGGGCGTGTGCGTGGCCGTGGCGGCCGGCCACTTCGCGGTGCGCGACCGCCGGTCCCACGCGGTACAACCCGTCACCGGACCCGACGACGCGGTGCTGGACGCCGCCGAGACCTGCCCCATGGAGGCCATCCTGGTCCGGGAGGCCGGCTCCGGCACCCTGCTCGCCCCGGTGGAATGA
- a CDS encoding Y4bD/Y4pK family protein has product MTGAVGPGDLVTVTHRPHPLVGRRLLVRAVRDGSAESLLCERPGGGLVTVLRSWTDRAPGARPVQDGEPRREAGTRIAVGGAFQVSDTALHRLRASLALSVERFVGLDTVRGLDTVKSCAAAVIPRSSLRHFSTGEKSEPVSRPVRKGGRAAGRID; this is encoded by the coding sequence GTGACCGGGGCGGTCGGGCCGGGCGACCTCGTCACGGTGACCCATCGGCCGCACCCGCTCGTCGGCCGGCGGCTGCTGGTGCGCGCGGTACGCGACGGGAGTGCCGAGAGCCTCCTGTGCGAGCGCCCCGGCGGAGGGCTGGTGACCGTCCTGCGGTCCTGGACGGACCGGGCACCGGGCGCCCGGCCCGTCCAGGACGGCGAGCCCCGCCGTGAGGCGGGCACCCGGATCGCCGTCGGCGGCGCCTTTCAGGTCTCCGACACCGCCCTGCACCGCCTGCGCGCCTCGCTGGCGCTGTCGGTGGAACGCTTCGTCGGTCTGGACACCGTGAGAGGTCTGGACACCGTGAAATCCTGTGCTGCCGCGGTAATTCCGCGATCGTCGCTACGGCATTTCTCGACAGGCGAGAAATCGGAGCCCGTTTCTCGCCCCGTGAGAAAAGGCGGAAGGGCTGCGGGGAGAATCGATTGA
- a CDS encoding MFS transporter: protein MTKMPAALRRGSYGKLLLGMEWDPLLGRAAVVHLISGASFSTFWSYAGVWAIKALGATTGQVGLMFLLSAVLSPPAAWLGGFVSDAVGRRSVLVASTGVQSLLIVCLCLTGHSAAWGIALVVLAGVVWAPGRSAVNAIVADIVPPERQGQAYAALRTANNLGVVVGPPLASLFLFLGDWTAFLLGIALLGGLTCALAVRLLPRDRARAHRGGNAAQTARVVLTDGSLLLLLVATLLGFMVYMSFETVLPVVAVTSFGFAPETWGLLYAMNPVVVLLFQMHLTRWTRDWPASLTLSLGVLLMGPPFLLFLISHHIVAVVLVMLVFAFGEMLWVPTMQATVARLAPPHMHGAYLGGYTSSQLLAWMIAPLTGLRLEESFGDHAIWLFATALSAVSVVAGLAAVRLRHRSAPDQRTPDVPEPVHPDPSPERAS, encoded by the coding sequence ATGACGAAAATGCCTGCCGCCCTCCGTCGAGGGAGCTACGGGAAACTGCTCCTCGGTATGGAGTGGGACCCCTTACTGGGGCGCGCGGCCGTGGTGCACCTGATCAGCGGGGCCTCGTTCTCCACTTTCTGGAGTTACGCCGGCGTCTGGGCGATCAAGGCATTGGGCGCGACCACCGGTCAGGTGGGCCTGATGTTTCTCCTCAGCGCCGTCCTCAGCCCGCCCGCGGCCTGGCTGGGCGGCTTCGTCTCCGACGCGGTGGGCCGCCGCAGCGTGCTGGTGGCCAGTACCGGCGTCCAGTCCCTGCTCATCGTCTGTCTGTGCCTCACCGGACACAGCGCGGCCTGGGGTATCGCCCTGGTCGTCCTGGCCGGGGTGGTGTGGGCACCGGGACGCTCCGCCGTCAACGCCATCGTCGCGGACATCGTCCCTCCGGAACGCCAGGGCCAGGCGTACGCGGCCCTGCGCACCGCCAACAACCTCGGTGTGGTCGTCGGCCCGCCGCTGGCCTCGCTGTTCCTGTTCCTCGGTGACTGGACGGCGTTTCTGCTCGGCATCGCCCTGCTCGGCGGCCTCACCTGCGCGCTCGCCGTCCGGCTCCTGCCGCGCGACCGGGCCCGCGCCCACCGCGGCGGCAACGCCGCACAGACCGCGCGCGTGGTGCTGACGGACGGGTCCCTTCTTCTCCTGCTGGTGGCGACACTCCTCGGCTTCATGGTCTACATGTCGTTCGAGACGGTGCTGCCGGTCGTCGCGGTCACGTCGTTCGGGTTCGCCCCCGAGACCTGGGGCCTGCTGTACGCCATGAATCCCGTGGTGGTGCTGCTCTTCCAGATGCACCTGACCCGCTGGACGCGGGACTGGCCGGCGTCGCTCACGCTGAGTCTCGGGGTCCTGCTGATGGGGCCGCCGTTCCTGCTCTTCCTGATCTCCCATCACATCGTGGCCGTGGTCCTGGTGATGCTCGTCTTCGCCTTCGGCGAGATGCTCTGGGTACCCACCATGCAGGCCACCGTCGCCCGCCTGGCGCCGCCCCACATGCACGGTGCCTACCTCGGCGGCTACACCAGCAGCCAGTTGCTCGCCTGGATGATCGCTCCGCTCACCGGGCTGCGCCTGGAGGAGTCCTTCGGGGACCACGCCATCTGGCTCTTCGCCACCGCGCTGTCCGCCGTGAGCGTCGTGGCCGGACTGGCGGCCGTCCGCCTCAGGCACCGCAGCGCGCCGGACCAGCGCACCCCCGACGTGCCGGAGCCCGTCCACCCCGACCCCTCACCGGAAAGAGCCTCGTGA
- the mtnA gene encoding S-methyl-5-thioribose-1-phosphate isomerase, giving the protein MSHEPRAVSWTGDALSLIDQTTLPTTLRRLDIRDVDALIDAILRLAVRGAPAIGAAGAYGVALAVAQARRENWTEGELADAVARLRAARPTAVNLAVCVDRAAARIPQGPDAVLAEADAIVREDLAANRAMAAAGADWLVERVAAGRPLRILTHCNTGALATAGIGTALGVIRELHGRGLLETVYVDETRPLLQGARLTAWELAQEGIAHKVQADAAAAATVVGGLVDAAIVGADRITRNGDTANKTGTLAIALACAYTGVPFMVAAPTSTVDLTTATGASIPIEQRAEEEVLNLIAGGITAPDGTRTHAHNPAFDVTPGTLITALTSERGVLEVSSGQLPGDHWA; this is encoded by the coding sequence GTGAGCCACGAACCGCGCGCCGTCAGCTGGACGGGCGACGCCCTGTCCCTCATCGACCAGACGACCCTGCCCACTACCCTGCGGCGTCTGGACATCCGTGACGTGGACGCGCTGATCGACGCGATCCTCCGGCTCGCCGTACGCGGCGCACCCGCCATCGGCGCGGCCGGCGCCTACGGTGTCGCGCTGGCCGTGGCGCAGGCCCGCCGGGAGAACTGGACCGAGGGCGAACTGGCCGACGCCGTCGCCCGCCTGCGTGCCGCTCGCCCCACCGCGGTGAACCTCGCCGTCTGCGTGGACCGGGCCGCCGCGCGGATACCGCAGGGACCGGACGCCGTACTGGCCGAGGCCGACGCGATCGTCCGCGAGGACCTGGCGGCCAACCGGGCCATGGCCGCGGCCGGCGCCGACTGGCTGGTCGAGCGGGTGGCCGCCGGCCGGCCGCTGCGGATCCTCACCCACTGCAACACCGGCGCGCTCGCCACCGCGGGCATCGGCACCGCGCTCGGCGTCATCCGGGAACTGCACGGACGGGGGCTGCTCGAGACGGTGTACGTCGACGAGACGCGTCCCCTGCTGCAGGGAGCGCGGCTGACGGCGTGGGAGCTGGCCCAGGAGGGCATCGCGCACAAGGTGCAGGCGGACGCGGCGGCCGCGGCCACTGTCGTCGGCGGGCTGGTCGACGCCGCGATCGTCGGCGCGGACCGGATCACCCGCAACGGTGACACCGCCAACAAGACGGGCACCCTGGCCATAGCCCTCGCCTGCGCCTACACGGGCGTGCCCTTCATGGTCGCCGCGCCCACCAGCACGGTGGACCTCACGACGGCCACGGGCGCCTCCATCCCCATCGAGCAACGCGCGGAGGAGGAAGTACTGAACCTCATAGCGGGCGGCATCACCGCCCCGGACGGCACCCGGACCCACGCCCACAACCCGGCCTTCGACGTCACCCCCGGCACCCTGATCACCGCCCTGACATCGGAACGAGGCGTCCTGGAGGTCTCGTCGGGCCAGCTGCCGGGGGACCACTGGGCCTGA